One Babesia bovis T2Bo chromosome 4 map unlocalized Chr4_1, whole genome shotgun sequence genomic window carries:
- a CDS encoding Elongation factor Tu GTP binding domain family protein: MIFHTCRLFTHLTRLALRPESCFHRRFSYIRNIAVVAHVDHGKTTLVDGLLRCSGETLTHSRALDSNELEKERGITICSKVTRVEWSGKTFNIVDTPGHADFGGEVERILNIVDCVCLLVDVVEGPKPQTTFVLRKALENPALRALVVVNKCDRECNKTQSDIENELFELFVNCGASDDQLEFPVLFASAKENWVSHSFPIDRSSVHDTSLILESLSQVAPAPVVASHDFFTLQVSLLDFDEGCTLITGKVNSGSVKKGDTLHVKDPSGKVKGHMVVKDIYVARREGKVKWNGVARVGDIISIQCHKGVIPEINDTVGSCTNFDALEPVKISEPVISVMISANSSPLAGTDGKLQTTADIGKRLMHEAKRNLTLRVEENADKTAFYLKGRGELQIGVLLENMRREGYEMTVSPLSAITKIGDDGVEMEALQQLLVICPSDMAPNVVDLLSSRGVEVVSYSDCQGGTEKFTQLEFLGTTTQLLGLMISLRDITRGRGEIAVSTVDYRPYEKNNQNFRKNGCLISSCAGVATPFGLEPAMSKGSLFISEGTRVYEGMVIGESGNDKDLYLNVVRTKPVTGMRNKGSEQIIRIVSRQLTVEQALAFLTHDEQLELTPKRIAIRKKQLTKR, encoded by the exons TTGCTCACGTTGACCATGGTAAAACCACTCTTGTGGATGGTCTTTTGCGCTGTAGTGGTGAAACTCTGACTCACAGTCGTGCTTTGGATAGCAATGAGCTGGAGAAGGAAAGGGGTATCACCATATGTTCCAAGGTCACCAGGGTTGAATGGTCTGGTAAGACATTTAACATTGTTGACACACCTGGTCACGCTGACTTTGGTGGTGAGGTTGAGCGTATTTTGAACATTGTGGATTGCGTATGTCTATTAGTTGATGTTGTTGAGGGACCTAAACCTCAGACTACTTTTGTTTTGCGCAAGGCACTGGAGAACCCTGCCCTAAGAGCCTTGGTTGTGGTCAACAAATGTGACCGTGAGTGTAACAAGACTCAATCGGATATAGAGAATGAGTTATTCGAGCTTTTTGTCAACTGCGGTGCCTCCGATGACCAACTTGAGTTCCCTGTTCTTTTTGCCTCTGCTAAGGAAAACTGGGTATCCCATTCATTTCCCATTGACCGTTCATCAGTCCACGATACTTCTTTAATTCTTGAATCATTATCTCAGGTTGCTCCCGCTCCTGTTGTGGCTTCGCATGACTTCTTTACGCTCCAGGTATCTCTCCTTGACTTCGATGAGGGTTGCACTTTGATCACTGGTAAGGTGAATAGCGGCAGTGTGAAGAAAGGTGATACCCTACATGTGAAGGATCCGAGTGGAAAGGTGAAGGGTCACATGGTAGTAAAAGACATTTACGTTGCGAGGCGTGAAGGCAAAGTCAAATGGAACGGTGTGGCCCGTGTGGGTGACATCATATCTATCCAATGTCACAAGGGTGTCATTCCCGAAATTAACGATACTGTTGGCTCATGCACTAATTTTGATGCTTTGGAGCCTGTCAAAATATCCGAACCCGTTATTTCCGTTATGATTTCGGCAAACAGCAGTCCATTGGCTGGTACTGATGGCAAGCTCCAGACAACTGCCGACATTGGCAAGCGCTTGATGCACGAGGCCAAGCGCAACCTGACTCTGCGTGTTGAAGAAAATGCAGATAAAACGGCATTTTATTTGAAAGGTCGAGGTGAACTCCAGATTGGAGTGTTACTGGAAAACATGCGACGTGAGGGCTATGAGATGACTGTTTCTCCACTATCTGCTATAACCAAGATTGGTGACGATGGTGTCGAGATGGAGGCTTTACAGCAATTGTTAGTTATATGTCCAAGCGACATGGcccctaatgtagtggacctATTATCATCCCGTGGCGTTGAGGTAGTATCATATTCAG ATTGCCAAGGTGGTACTGAGAAGTTTACTCAGTTGGAATTCTTGGGTACTACCACTCAATTACTTGGTTTAATGATTTCTCTGCGCGATATCACTCGGGGACGTGGTGAGATTGCTGTGTCAACTGTGGACTACCGTCCCTACGAGAAGAACAACCAGAATTTCCGCAAGAATGGCTGCCTTATATCTAGCTGCGCTGGCGTGGCTACTCCATTTGGTCTCGAACCGGCTATGTCCAAGGGCTCGCTTTTCATTTCGGAAGGTACACGTGTCTACGAGGGCATGGTGATTGGTGAATCGGGTAATGATAAAGACCTTTATTTAAACGTAGTGAGAACAAAACCTGTGACTGGTATGCGCAACAAAGGGAGCGAACAAATCATAAGGATCGTTTCGAGGCAGCTTACTGTAGAGCAGGCACTGGCATTCCTGACCCATGATGAGCAGCTTGAGCTAACTCCAAAACGCATTGCTATCAGGAAGAAGCAACTAACTAAGCGATAA